A window of the Streptomyces sp. JB150 genome harbors these coding sequences:
- a CDS encoding diacylglycerol kinase: MTSEITLLVNPTAGRGRGAGAARPAASALRAAGFSVRTVLGTDAGDALARARAAVADGTGALIAVGGDGMAGLALQAVAGTRVPLGLVAVGTGNDFARALGLPVRDPAAAARLIAGALKGSRLDDIDLGRVGNRWFGTVLASGFDSRVNDRGNRMRRPAGRLKYDLAMLAELAAFRPFPYRITLDDGAVREVEATLVAVGNGSSYGGGMRICPGADLTDGLFDITVVGDCSRRTLLRVFPSVYRGGHVDHPKVTVHRAAKIEIAAAGITGYADGEPLGPLPLTARCVPAAVRVIRP, from the coding sequence GTGACCAGCGAGATCACCCTCCTCGTCAACCCCACCGCGGGCCGCGGCCGGGGCGCCGGTGCGGCGCGGCCGGCCGCTTCCGCGCTGCGGGCGGCCGGATTCTCGGTGCGGACGGTCCTCGGCACGGACGCCGGGGACGCCCTCGCCCGCGCGCGTGCCGCCGTCGCGGACGGCACCGGCGCGCTGATCGCCGTCGGCGGGGACGGCATGGCGGGCCTGGCGCTCCAGGCCGTCGCCGGCACCCGCGTCCCGCTCGGCCTGGTCGCCGTCGGCACCGGCAACGACTTCGCCCGCGCGCTCGGACTGCCCGTGCGCGACCCGGCCGCCGCGGCTCGGCTGATCGCCGGCGCCCTCAAGGGCTCCCGGCTGGACGACATCGACCTCGGCCGGGTGGGGAACCGCTGGTTCGGGACCGTACTGGCCTCCGGCTTCGACTCCCGGGTCAACGACCGGGGCAACCGGATGCGCCGGCCCGCCGGGCGCCTGAAGTACGACCTGGCGATGCTCGCCGAGCTGGCCGCGTTCCGGCCCTTCCCCTACCGGATCACCCTGGACGACGGCGCGGTACGGGAGGTCGAGGCGACGCTGGTGGCGGTCGGGAACGGGTCGTCGTACGGCGGCGGGATGCGGATCTGTCCCGGCGCCGACCTCACCGACGGGCTGTTCGACATCACCGTGGTCGGGGACTGCTCGCGGCGGACCCTGCTGCGGGTGTTCCCGAGCGTGTACCGGGGCGGGCACGTCGACCATCCCAAGGTCACCGTGCACCGGGCGGCGAAGATCGAGATCGCCGCCGCGGGCATCACCGGGTACGCCGACGGAGAGCCCCTCGGACCGCTGCCGCTGACCGCGCGCTGCGTGCCCGCCGCGGTCCGGGTGATACGCCCCTGA
- the tatC gene encoding twin-arginine translocase subunit TatC has product MLKSARKKEKDPEGRMPLAEHLRELRNRLAKALLAIVAVTVVAAFFYNDIINFFTEPILKSVGCKQTFEELAKAGDNADPCANITINGLLTPFTLALKVSLMAGVVLAAPVWLYQLWAFVAPGLHRHEKKYAYVFVGTGFPLFLGGAFFAYKLLPTTAQVLIEFTPIDVDNLLPLDDLLDLVTRMVVVFGLSFELPLLLIMLNLTGAISGKRMAGWWRGMIMGITVFAAVATPSTDPVSMLGLAGPIWVLYFVAVAFSLVNDARRRRREALGPADDEASELDLTPEDIGEVEPVATAPALPEQATRDRVNGYDDVT; this is encoded by the coding sequence TTGCTGAAGTCTGCCCGCAAGAAGGAGAAGGATCCCGAGGGGCGGATGCCCCTCGCGGAGCACCTCCGTGAGCTACGCAACCGGCTCGCGAAGGCGTTGCTGGCGATCGTCGCGGTCACGGTCGTCGCCGCCTTCTTCTACAACGACATCATCAACTTCTTCACCGAGCCGATCCTGAAGTCGGTCGGCTGCAAGCAGACCTTCGAGGAACTGGCGAAGGCCGGCGACAACGCCGATCCGTGCGCGAACATCACGATCAACGGTCTGCTCACACCGTTCACGCTCGCGCTGAAGGTCTCCCTGATGGCCGGTGTCGTCCTGGCCGCGCCGGTGTGGCTCTACCAACTGTGGGCGTTCGTCGCGCCCGGTCTGCACCGGCACGAGAAGAAGTACGCGTACGTCTTCGTCGGCACGGGCTTCCCGCTTTTCCTCGGCGGCGCCTTCTTCGCCTACAAGCTGCTGCCCACCACCGCCCAGGTGCTGATCGAGTTCACGCCCATCGACGTGGACAACCTGCTTCCCCTGGACGACCTGCTGGACCTCGTGACCCGCATGGTCGTCGTCTTCGGCCTCTCCTTCGAGCTGCCGCTGCTGCTGATCATGCTCAACCTGACCGGCGCCATCTCCGGCAAGCGGATGGCGGGCTGGTGGCGCGGCATGATCATGGGCATCACGGTCTTCGCCGCCGTCGCCACGCCCAGCACCGACCCGGTGTCCATGCTGGGACTCGCCGGACCGATCTGGGTGCTGTACTTCGTGGCGGTGGCCTTCTCCCTCGTCAACGACGCCCGCCGGCGGCGCCGCGAGGCCCTGGGCCCGGCCGACGACGAGGCCTCCGAGCTGGATCTGACCCCGGAGGACATCGGCGAGGTCGAACCCGTGGCGACCGCCCCCGCGCTGCCCGAGCAGGCCACCAGGGACCGGGTCAACGGTTATGACGACGTGACCTGA
- the tatA gene encoding Sec-independent protein translocase subunit TatA: MGRLGPTEIILILVVIILLFGAKKLPDMARSLGKSARILKSEAKAMKEDDKTSAPADPPHTGNEQPPAQRVIQAAPGDVSSSRPVTEPTDTTKR, translated from the coding sequence ATGGGACGGCTCGGACCTACCGAGATCATTCTGATCCTCGTCGTCATCATCCTGCTGTTCGGCGCCAAGAAGCTTCCGGACATGGCCCGCTCGCTCGGCAAGTCCGCGCGCATCCTCAAGAGCGAGGCCAAGGCGATGAAGGAGGACGACAAGACCTCCGCGCCGGCCGACCCGCCGCACACCGGCAACGAGCAGCCCCCCGCTCAGCGCGTCATCCAGGCCGCCCCCGGCGACGTGTCCAGCTCCCGTCCGGTCACCGAGCCGACGGACACGACCAAGCGCTGA
- a CDS encoding WYL domain-containing protein translates to MAGKPVRPVNAIDQTRRMLSLVTYLKERPGARIEDVARAFGITEEELVSDLDVLPMCGTSFRGGDLLDIDTDGERIWWHNPAALGAEAAEPLRLAADEATALLVAARAVATLPGLRESDRQALLRATAKVETAAGEAAGASSRLSVTFESEGGVFADVDRAISERRRLWIRYYSPARDEVTEREIDPIRLVSVGHTYVEAWCRRSEARRTFRLDRVAEIRILDEPSAPPEIELRDLSEGLVQPAAEDPEVIVEVGPAGRWVAEYYPHDSAEELADGGLRITLRTPDPASLRRLALRLGADGRIVAPAELAESARRAAREALAAYEEAEAPGEYDDRTAAPAQAERVPGGDHHGLFERQEQGR, encoded by the coding sequence GTGGCAGGCAAACCGGTCAGGCCCGTGAACGCCATCGACCAGACCAGACGGATGCTCTCCCTGGTGACGTACCTCAAGGAGCGCCCCGGCGCCCGGATCGAGGACGTCGCCCGGGCCTTCGGCATCACCGAGGAGGAGCTGGTCTCCGACCTCGACGTGCTGCCCATGTGCGGCACCAGCTTCCGCGGCGGCGATCTGCTCGACATCGACACCGACGGCGAGCGCATCTGGTGGCACAACCCCGCCGCGCTCGGCGCCGAGGCGGCCGAGCCGCTGCGGCTCGCCGCGGACGAGGCGACCGCGCTGCTGGTCGCCGCCCGCGCGGTGGCCACCCTGCCGGGGCTGCGCGAGAGCGACCGGCAGGCGCTGCTGCGCGCCACCGCCAAGGTGGAGACCGCGGCCGGCGAGGCGGCGGGCGCCAGCTCCCGCCTCTCGGTCACCTTCGAGTCCGAGGGCGGCGTCTTCGCCGACGTCGACCGCGCCATCTCCGAGCGCCGCCGCCTGTGGATCCGCTACTACTCGCCGGCCCGCGACGAGGTCACCGAGCGCGAGATCGACCCGATCCGGCTGGTCAGCGTCGGCCACACCTATGTGGAGGCCTGGTGCCGCCGCTCCGAGGCGCGCCGCACCTTCCGGCTCGACCGGGTCGCCGAGATCAGGATCCTCGACGAGCCGTCCGCGCCGCCCGAGATCGAACTGCGCGACCTGTCGGAGGGCCTGGTGCAGCCCGCCGCCGAGGACCCCGAGGTCATCGTGGAGGTCGGCCCGGCCGGCCGCTGGGTCGCCGAGTACTACCCGCACGACAGCGCCGAGGAGCTCGCCGACGGCGGACTGCGGATCACCCTGCGCACCCCCGACCCGGCCTCGCTGCGCCGGCTCGCGCTGCGCCTGGGCGCCGACGGCCGGATCGTCGCCCCGGCCGAGCTGGCCGAGAGCGCCCGCCGCGCCGCCCGCGAGGCACTGGCGGCGTACGAGGAGGCCGAGGCGCCGGGGGAGTACGACGACCGGACCGCGGCACCGGCGCAGGCGGAGCGGGTGCCGGGGGGCGACCACCACGGGCTGTTCGAAAGGCAGGAGCAGGGACGGTGA
- a CDS encoding WYL domain-containing protein gives MAIAKAERLMNLALCLLGTRRPLSKRELRESIEAYVEAFGPENGATGSEDSFNRMFERDKDDLRELGLVIETVENLDGEVGYLARRDSNRLPPITLDAEEAAALGLAAKVWQQARLAGAASGALQKLRAAGLPEDVDPYEAHGALEPRIPVHEAAFEPLMLACRDRRPVMFEYRKATAARPETRHVEPWALECWRGHWYLAGWDRDRGAERVFRLSRITGKVRSRGGRFTAPVPDVVTVRETVAGWAGEIADRSARIRLRAGAGYPLRAKATAVRELGDGWDELEIPYGHGLDAWLVEFGPDVVVLEPAELRADVVERLRAVAKG, from the coding sequence ATGGCCATTGCCAAGGCCGAGCGGCTGATGAACCTCGCGCTGTGTCTGCTCGGGACGCGGCGGCCGCTCAGCAAGCGTGAGCTGCGCGAGTCCATCGAGGCGTACGTCGAGGCCTTCGGGCCGGAGAACGGTGCCACGGGGTCCGAGGACTCCTTCAACCGCATGTTCGAGCGGGACAAGGACGACCTGCGCGAGCTCGGGCTCGTCATCGAGACCGTCGAGAACCTGGACGGCGAGGTCGGCTACCTGGCCCGCCGCGACAGCAACCGCCTCCCGCCCATCACCCTCGACGCCGAGGAGGCCGCCGCCCTCGGCCTCGCCGCCAAGGTCTGGCAGCAGGCCCGGCTGGCCGGCGCGGCCAGCGGCGCCCTGCAGAAGCTGCGCGCGGCCGGACTGCCCGAGGACGTGGACCCCTACGAGGCGCACGGCGCCCTGGAGCCGCGCATCCCCGTGCACGAGGCCGCCTTCGAGCCGCTGATGCTCGCCTGCCGCGACCGCCGCCCCGTGATGTTCGAGTACCGCAAGGCGACCGCCGCCCGCCCCGAGACCCGGCACGTCGAGCCGTGGGCCCTGGAGTGCTGGCGCGGCCACTGGTACCTCGCGGGCTGGGACCGCGACCGGGGCGCCGAGCGGGTCTTCCGGCTGTCGCGGATCACCGGCAAGGTGCGCTCGCGCGGCGGCCGCTTCACCGCGCCGGTGCCCGACGTCGTCACCGTCCGCGAGACCGTCGCCGGCTGGGCGGGCGAGATCGCCGACCGCAGCGCCCGCATCCGGCTGCGCGCCGGCGCCGGGTACCCCCTGCGGGCGAAGGCCACCGCCGTGCGGGAACTCGGCGACGGCTGGGACGAGTTGGAGATTCCGTACGGGCACGGACTGGACGCCTGGCTGGTGGAGTTCGGGCCGGACGTGGTGGTCCTCGAACCCGCCGAGCTGCGCGCCGACGTGGTGGAACGGCTGCGTGCCGTCGCCAAGGGCTAA
- a CDS encoding FKBP-type peptidyl-prolyl cis-trans isomerase has translation MSIEKPEIDFPGGEPPADLEIKDIWEGDGPEAKAGQTVTVHYVGVAFSTGEEFDASWNRGTPFRFPLGGGRVIKGWDLGVQGMKVGGRRQLTIPAHLAYGNQSPTPAIKPGETLIFVVDLLAV, from the coding sequence GTGAGCATCGAGAAGCCCGAGATCGACTTCCCGGGCGGCGAGCCCCCGGCGGACCTGGAGATCAAGGACATCTGGGAGGGCGACGGTCCCGAGGCCAAGGCCGGTCAGACCGTCACCGTGCACTACGTGGGTGTCGCCTTCAGCACCGGCGAGGAGTTCGACGCGAGCTGGAACCGGGGCACGCCGTTCCGCTTCCCGCTGGGCGGCGGCCGGGTCATCAAGGGCTGGGACCTGGGCGTGCAGGGCATGAAGGTCGGCGGCCGCCGCCAGCTGACCATCCCCGCCCACCTCGCCTACGGCAACCAGAGCCCGACCCCGGCGATCAAGCCCGGCGAGACCCTGATCTTCGTGGTCGACCTCCTCGCGGTCTGA
- a CDS encoding FKBP-type peptidyl-prolyl cis-trans isomerase, which yields MRRRSLMIAVPAGLVTLAGCGDDKADSSKASDSASPTGGATSAAPSPKIVDGPLPAITAGTKFDEKPTIAKGGGAPSKDLAVKTVIAGGGQPVAEGDYVQAHYLGQIWDTAKVFDNSYDRKTPLVIQLAQGSIIDGWRHALAGKKLGSRVEFSVPPAWGYGEQGQPQAGIKGTDTLVFVVDLQGTFNAKSSAKGKEAAQDDAAVPKVGTNTDGKAPSIEIPKSDPPKKLVANYVLEGDGAEVGAKDSVLVQYKGVQWDTGKEFDSTYGRKALTSFSLQQVVKGWSQGLTGKKVGSRVVIVIPPDLGYGDNPPSGSGIAKGATLVFTVDILAKM from the coding sequence GTGCGCCGACGCTCACTCATGATCGCCGTTCCCGCCGGACTCGTCACACTCGCCGGATGCGGCGACGACAAGGCCGACTCGAGCAAGGCCAGTGACAGTGCCTCGCCGACGGGCGGTGCCACGTCCGCCGCGCCCTCGCCGAAGATCGTCGACGGCCCGCTGCCGGCGATCACCGCGGGGACGAAGTTCGACGAGAAGCCGACGATCGCCAAGGGCGGCGGCGCGCCGTCGAAGGATCTCGCGGTGAAGACCGTCATCGCGGGCGGCGGCCAGCCCGTCGCCGAGGGCGACTACGTCCAGGCCCACTACCTCGGCCAGATCTGGGACACCGCGAAGGTGTTCGACAACTCCTACGACCGCAAGACGCCGCTGGTGATCCAGCTGGCCCAGGGCAGCATCATCGACGGCTGGCGCCATGCGCTGGCCGGGAAGAAGCTCGGCAGCCGGGTTGAGTTCTCGGTCCCCCCGGCCTGGGGGTACGGCGAGCAGGGCCAGCCCCAGGCGGGCATCAAGGGCACCGACACCCTGGTGTTCGTCGTGGACCTCCAGGGCACGTTCAACGCCAAGAGCTCCGCCAAGGGCAAGGAGGCCGCGCAGGACGACGCGGCCGTGCCGAAGGTTGGGACGAACACGGACGGCAAGGCGCCGTCCATCGAGATCCCGAAGAGCGACCCGCCGAAGAAGCTCGTGGCGAACTACGTCCTGGAGGGCGACGGCGCCGAGGTCGGCGCCAAGGACAGCGTCCTCGTGCAGTACAAGGGCGTGCAGTGGGACACCGGCAAGGAGTTCGACTCGACGTACGGCCGCAAGGCCCTCACCTCGTTCTCGCTCCAGCAGGTCGTCAAGGGCTGGTCCCAGGGGCTGACCGGCAAGAAGGTCGGCAGCCGCGTCGTGATCGTGATCCCGCCGGACCTGGGCTACGGCGACAACCCGCCGAGCGGCAGCGGCATCGCCAAGGGCGCGACGCTGGTGTTCACGGTGGACATCCTCGCCAAGATGTGA
- the pafA gene encoding Pup--protein ligase, with protein sequence MDRRIFGLENEYGVTCTFRGQRRLSPDEVARYLFRRVVSWGRSSNVFLRNGARLYLDVGSHPEYATPECDNVIELVTHDKAGERILEGLLVDAERRLHEEGIAGDVYLFKNNTDSAGNSYGCHENYLVARHGEFSRLADILIPFLVTRQLLCGAGKVLQTPRGAVYCVSQRAEHIWEGVSSATTRSRPIINTRDEPHADAERYRRLHVIVGDSNMSETTMLLKVGATDLVLRMIEAGTVMRDLTLENPIRAIREVSHDITGRRKVRLASGREASALEVQREYYEKALDFCERRGIRTGTVERVLELWGRTLEAIETEDLDRIDTEIDWVMKYKLIERYRAKHNMTMSHPRVAQIDLAYHDIHRRRGLYYLLEKKGQAARICNDLKIFEGKSVPPQTTRARLRGDFIRRAQEQRRDFTVDWVHLKLNDQAQRTVLCKDPFRSVDDRVEKLIAGM encoded by the coding sequence ATGGACCGCCGCATTTTCGGGCTGGAGAACGAGTACGGCGTCACGTGCACGTTCAGGGGACAGCGCCGTCTGTCGCCTGACGAGGTGGCGCGGTACCTCTTCCGCCGTGTCGTGTCATGGGGCCGCAGCAGCAATGTGTTTCTGCGCAACGGCGCCCGCCTCTATCTTGACGTGGGCTCTCATCCGGAATACGCGACACCCGAATGTGACAACGTGATCGAACTGGTCACCCACGACAAGGCCGGCGAGCGCATTCTCGAAGGACTCCTGGTGGACGCGGAACGACGCCTGCACGAGGAGGGAATCGCGGGCGACGTCTACCTCTTCAAGAACAACACCGACTCGGCGGGCAACTCCTACGGCTGCCACGAGAACTACCTGGTGGCCCGGCACGGGGAGTTCTCGCGGCTCGCGGACATCCTCATCCCGTTCCTCGTCACCCGGCAGCTGCTGTGCGGCGCGGGCAAGGTGCTGCAGACCCCGCGCGGTGCGGTGTACTGCGTGAGCCAGCGCGCCGAGCACATCTGGGAGGGCGTCTCGTCGGCGACGACCCGCTCCCGGCCGATCATCAACACCCGCGACGAGCCGCACGCGGACGCCGAGCGCTACCGCCGGCTGCACGTCATCGTGGGCGACTCCAACATGTCCGAGACGACCATGCTGCTCAAGGTCGGCGCCACCGACCTGGTGCTGCGCATGATCGAGGCGGGCACGGTGATGCGCGACCTGACCCTGGAGAACCCGATCCGGGCGATCCGCGAGGTCAGCCACGACATCACCGGCCGCCGCAAGGTGCGCCTGGCCAGCGGCCGGGAGGCCTCCGCCCTGGAGGTGCAGCGCGAGTACTACGAGAAGGCGCTGGACTTCTGCGAGCGGCGCGGCATCCGCACCGGCACCGTCGAGCGGGTGCTGGAGCTGTGGGGCCGCACCCTGGAGGCGATCGAGACCGAGGACCTGGACCGGATCGACACCGAGATCGACTGGGTCATGAAGTACAAGCTCATCGAGCGCTACCGGGCCAAGCACAACATGACCATGTCGCATCCGCGGGTCGCCCAGATAGACCTCGCCTACCACGACATCCACCGCCGTCGTGGCCTGTACTACCTGCTGGAGAAGAAGGGCCAAGCCGCCCGGATCTGCAACGACTTGAAGATCTTCGAGGGCAAGTCGGTCCCGCCGCAGACCACACGGGCCCGGCTGCGCGGCGACTTCATCCGGCGCGCGCAGGAACAGCGCCGGGACTTCACCGTCGACTGGGTGCACCTGAAGCTCAACGACCAGGCCCAGCGCACCGTGTTGTGCAAGGACCCGTTCCGTTCGGTGGACGACCGGGTGGAGAAGCTGATCGCCGGAATGTGA
- a CDS encoding MFS transporter translates to MAAGYLEILRAKHAARLLTGTLVGRLPNATAPIAIVLFVRAEGGSYSLAGALAAVYGVANAVGQPLLGRLVDLRGQPRVQLPAAVLSALAMAVFAFAGTEPAALSYAAVAAAGLFTPPLEGGLRALWPSVLRKEDQVHTAYAMDAVAQEVMFTVGPLLVTLCTSLWSERAALLVLNVVGVLGALSVVVSPPSRAWRSAPREAHWLGALRSPGLIALLVAFLFVGVALGSITVAAVSYADDHGGDAVYGWLMAALGLGALAGGSVYGARRWGGSPERRLRVLVGLLAVCYLPLMLMPGPVAMTALAALSGVFLAPAIACAFVIVDRHAPAGTVTEAFSWLVTTFTVGASVGTGLAGPVIEWGGTLWGFAVPGAAGGASLLVLLATGRVLAAPARTAVVASSSENDPNRAVEPRFSSGDRA, encoded by the coding sequence ATGGCCGCGGGATACCTGGAGATCCTCAGGGCGAAACACGCCGCCCGTCTGCTGACGGGCACCCTGGTGGGGCGGCTGCCGAACGCCACCGCCCCGATCGCGATCGTGCTGTTCGTCCGCGCGGAGGGCGGCTCGTACAGCCTGGCCGGCGCGCTGGCCGCCGTGTACGGCGTCGCCAACGCGGTCGGCCAGCCGCTGCTCGGCCGCCTGGTGGACCTGCGCGGCCAGCCGCGGGTCCAGCTGCCCGCCGCGGTGCTGTCGGCCCTGGCCATGGCCGTCTTCGCGTTCGCCGGCACCGAGCCCGCCGCCCTGTCCTACGCCGCGGTGGCCGCGGCCGGCCTGTTCACCCCGCCGCTGGAAGGCGGCCTGCGCGCGCTGTGGCCGTCCGTCCTGCGCAAGGAGGACCAGGTCCACACCGCCTACGCGATGGACGCCGTGGCCCAGGAGGTCATGTTCACCGTCGGCCCGCTCCTGGTCACCCTGTGCACCTCCCTGTGGTCCGAGCGGGCCGCGCTGCTGGTGCTCAACGTGGTCGGTGTCCTCGGCGCCCTCTCCGTGGTCGTGTCGCCGCCCTCGCGCGCGTGGCGGTCGGCTCCGCGCGAGGCCCACTGGCTCGGCGCCCTGCGCTCACCCGGCCTGATCGCCCTGCTGGTCGCGTTCCTGTTCGTCGGCGTGGCGCTCGGCTCGATCACGGTCGCGGCGGTGTCGTACGCCGACGACCACGGCGGCGACGCGGTCTACGGCTGGCTGATGGCGGCCCTGGGGCTCGGCGCGCTGGCCGGCGGCTCGGTGTACGGGGCGCGGCGCTGGGGCGGTTCTCCGGAGCGGCGGCTGCGTGTCCTCGTGGGTCTGCTGGCGGTCTGTTATCTGCCGCTGATGCTGATGCCCGGCCCGGTCGCCATGACGGCGCTCGCCGCGCTCTCCGGAGTCTTCCTGGCACCCGCCATCGCCTGCGCGTTCGTCATCGTGGACCGGCACGCGCCGGCCGGCACGGTCACCGAGGCGTTCTCCTGGCTGGTCACCACGTTCACCGTGGGTGCCTCGGTCGGAACGGGCCTGGCGGGGCCGGTCATCGAGTGGGGCGGGACGCTGTGGGGATTCGCGGTGCCGGGCGCCGCCGGCGGGGCGTCCCTGCTGGTCCTGCTGGCCACCGGGAGGGTACTCGCAGCTCCCGCGCGGACCGCGGTCGTTGCGTCTTCATCGGAAAATGATCCAAATCGTGCCGTCGAACCCCGTTTCAGTTCAGGGGATCGGGCGTAA
- a CDS encoding LacI family DNA-binding transcriptional regulator, which yields MARASTRPTSRDVAEAAGVSQAAVSLVLGDKWRGRVSEATAERVRRAARDLGYRPNLAARNLRLGHTRTVLLVVPALTTEFFAGVYTGAARVAATHGFGVVLYPSPEGIGPARDPFASAQAALDGVIASSMAADALTAIRGDQLPLVMLDSDPEGSLGAATVNLDIADGVRQVAEHLLGLGHRRFLHLAADVPSWTFEIRARELAARTGAVRGTTVRTAPAPISIDGARAAAEAALTAPGPRPTAIVCDDDKLAAGAYKAVRRLGLRVPDDISVTGLDDLALATAIDPELTTVRLDAELFGERGMQALLAVLEGRTPARGDIPVELVVRGSTAPPAAS from the coding sequence GTGGCACGAGCCAGCACCCGCCCCACGAGCCGCGACGTCGCCGAGGCCGCCGGAGTCTCGCAGGCCGCCGTGTCGCTCGTGCTGGGCGACAAATGGCGCGGCCGGGTCTCCGAGGCGACCGCCGAGCGGGTCCGCCGGGCCGCGCGGGACCTGGGCTACCGGCCCAACCTGGCCGCCCGCAACCTGCGCCTCGGCCACACCCGCACGGTGCTGCTGGTGGTCCCCGCCCTGACCACCGAGTTCTTCGCCGGCGTCTACACCGGCGCCGCCCGCGTCGCCGCCACCCACGGCTTCGGCGTCGTGCTCTACCCCTCCCCCGAGGGCATCGGCCCCGCCCGCGACCCCTTCGCCTCCGCGCAGGCCGCCCTGGACGGCGTCATCGCCTCCTCCATGGCCGCCGACGCCCTCACCGCCATCCGCGGCGACCAGCTGCCCCTCGTCATGCTCGACAGCGACCCCGAGGGGAGCCTCGGCGCGGCCACCGTCAACCTCGACATCGCCGACGGCGTGCGCCAGGTCGCCGAGCACCTCCTCGGCCTCGGCCACCGCCGCTTCCTGCACCTCGCCGCCGACGTCCCCTCCTGGACCTTCGAGATCCGGGCCCGGGAGCTCGCCGCGCGGACCGGCGCGGTCCGCGGCACCACCGTGCGCACCGCGCCCGCGCCGATCTCCATCGACGGCGCCCGCGCCGCCGCCGAGGCCGCGCTCACCGCGCCCGGCCCGCGCCCCACCGCCATCGTCTGCGACGACGACAAACTCGCCGCCGGCGCCTACAAGGCCGTCCGCCGCCTCGGCCTGCGCGTTCCCGACGACATCTCCGTCACCGGCCTGGACGACCTGGCCCTGGCCACCGCCATCGACCCGGAGCTGACCACCGTCCGGCTCGACGCCGAGCTGTTCGGCGAGCGCGGCATGCAGGCCCTTCTGGCGGTCCTGGAGGGCCGTACACCGGCGCGGGGGGACATCCCGGTGGAACTGGTCGTCCGGGGCTCCACAGCGCCTCCCGCGGCCTCCTGA
- the prcA gene encoding proteasome subunit alpha, with protein MSTPFYVSPQQAMADRAEYARKGIARGRSLVVLQYADGIVFVGENPSRALHKFSEIYDRIGFAAAGKYNEYENLRIGGVRYADLRGYTYDREDVTARGLANVYAQTLGTIFSSAGEKPYEVELVVAEVGETPEGDQIYRLPHDGSIVDEHGSVAVGGNAELISTYLDQRHRDGMSLAEALKLAVQALSRESNGSQREIPAERLEVAVLDRTRPQKRKFKRITGGQLSRLLAEGTSAGTESASSESSESAGEE; from the coding sequence GTGTCGACGCCGTTCTATGTCTCTCCTCAGCAGGCCATGGCCGACCGGGCCGAGTACGCCCGCAAGGGCATCGCGCGCGGCCGGAGCCTGGTCGTGCTGCAGTACGCCGACGGCATCGTGTTCGTCGGCGAGAACCCGTCCCGCGCACTGCACAAGTTCAGCGAGATCTACGACCGGATCGGCTTCGCCGCCGCCGGCAAGTACAACGAGTACGAGAACCTGCGCATCGGCGGTGTCCGCTACGCCGACCTGCGCGGCTACACCTACGACCGGGAGGACGTGACCGCCCGCGGCCTCGCCAACGTCTACGCGCAGACGCTGGGCACGATCTTCTCCAGCGCCGGCGAGAAGCCGTACGAGGTGGAGCTGGTCGTCGCCGAGGTCGGCGAGACGCCGGAGGGCGACCAGATCTACCGGCTGCCGCACGACGGCTCGATCGTGGACGAGCACGGCTCGGTCGCGGTCGGCGGCAACGCCGAGCTGATCAGCACCTACCTGGACCAGCGCCACCGGGACGGCATGAGCCTGGCCGAGGCGCTGAAGCTGGCCGTCCAGGCGCTGTCCCGCGAGTCGAACGGGTCGCAGCGGGAGATCCCCGCCGAGCGCCTGGAGGTCGCGGTGCTGGACCGCACGCGTCCGCAGAAGCGGAAGTTCAAGCGGATCACCGGCGGGCAGCTCTCCCGTCTGCTGGCCGAGGGCACGTCCGCCGGGACGGAAAGCGCGTCGTCGGAGTCCTCGGAGTCCGCCGGGGAGGAGTGA